A region of Ictalurus furcatus strain D&B chromosome 1, Billie_1.0, whole genome shotgun sequence DNA encodes the following proteins:
- the LOC128615933 gene encoding protein FAM171A2 gives MPPERVCRFVVFLLLLCCAARTHEKAAADPERKRHCHCAIALCRPFPRSSLPVCDVALSEVQVRVKVFDSGNLSPLSDAAVVVHGNRSVLASSQGASDDAAVVNFQYRTGSWVIITASRKDYVTSSVPWHASKVPLFSSVSLYLLAQRPGTLILYDDVIHVFHGSPGGRSQPWLHIPRRSLQRNSSFSEMTAVLTTARDISEINDFPYLLALEPNTTGGENSWTDLTVVAAVSAQLFDREGSEVQVTEPVHFSVPLPSDTRVRSPTSIPVWVYNTNTGLWMRNGTGYIRRDGSHFTWDFMASRLGYWIAAFPSSSGPGLSHPSLRDITAYHTLILLSILGSLALLVLVLLCVLLYYCRRRCLKPRRQQKQGQVSTALSNSRRDQGTSTSRLNLICGGHVETTTSNGDPEASKSEASTSHEYKSARDEFAKHVPAHKLRHSSKNKQSKGAQRGAESFPMKVHRSTDTTNLDSTLPHEDFSRNYSPDVKDHEYRRRHVVNDNRGYTADPPSPPLSDKPPEYSQVSQGQDHLARPTTLNTQPGQIIFCSSLDQMTENMYRSMVPTLVIPAHYMRLSSEFGGSEAAKDGQSQAEREREGQGGAGNGGSSGVQSQGLQVQSQGSGQMQAQQGVGSPSGSEENVWASGGPSAPVHIPVLFNDSTMAQMNGELQALTEKKLRELGVKQHPRAWFISLDGRANAHVRHSYIDVASEFAHSGANSSNHSAQSTLSAPAGTSKDCCPDTSLQDTQQERKQSSGRKSKEERHGNGRKGHGGSSSGGKQYSKLAYHDPLDLAGGVGRMGAGSPLENPLTPLLDDGPEEPRGSPMPRRGRSRGNSSRSSNSETQRDSVTSPEDDNDPDDKDENKKSPWQRIEERPLMVFHPKK, from the exons ATGCCGCCCGAGCGCGTGTGCCGTTTTGTCGTCTTCCTCCTGCTTTTGTGCTGCGCCGCGAGGACGCACGAGAAAGCGGCGGCGGATCCcg AACGTAAACGCCACTGTCACTGCGCTATAGCATTATGTCGTCCTTTTCCCCGttcatcacttcctgtgtgcGATGTTGCTCTTTCAGAGGTGCAGGTGAGGGTCAAGGTCTTTGACAGCGGCAACCTTTCGCCCCTGTCCGATGCCGCCGTCGTCGTCCATGGTAACCGGAGCGTGCTGGCATCCAGCCAGGGGGCCAGTGATGATGCGGCGGTAGTGAATTTCCAGTACCGCACGGGCTCGTGGGTAATCATCACGGCATCTCGAAAGGATTATGTCACCAGCTCAGTGCCGTGGCACGCCAGCAAAGTGCCCT TATTCTCCTCAGTCAGCCTGTACCTTTTGGCTCAAAGGCCAGGAACCCTCATCCTgtatgatgatgtcatccatGTGTTTCACGGCTCTCCAG GAGGGCGGAGCCAGCCATGGCTGCACATTCCAAGGCGGAGCTTGCAACGGAACTCCTCCTTCTCTGAAATGACTGCTGTTTTGACCACTGCCAGAGATATCAGTGAAATCAATGACTTCCCCTACCTCCTGGCCCTGGAGCCCAACACCACAG gAGGAGAGAACAGTTGGACGGATTTGACAGTAGTAGCTGCAGTCAGTGCCCAGCTGTTTGATCGGGAAGGCAGTGAGGTTCAAGTCACAGAGCCAGTTCATTTCTCTGTTCCTCTGCCCTCTGACACCCGTGTCCGGTCGCCCACCAGCATACCTGTGTGGGTGTATAACACGAATACAG GCCTTTGGATGAGAAATGGGACTGGCTACATTAGAAGAGATGGCTCTCATTTTACATGGGACTTTATGGCCTCACGGTTGGGATACTGGATAGCGGCCTTCCCCTCTTCATCGG GACCTGGTTTGTCTCATCCGAGCCTAAGGGACATCACCGCATATCATACCCTTATCTTGCTCTCAATACTGGGATCTCTGGCTCTGCTTGTACTGGTACTACTCTGTGTTCTCCTCTACTACTGCAG ACGGAGGTGCCTGAAGCCTCGGAGGCAGCAAAAGCAGGGTCAAGTCTCAACTGCTCTGAGCAACTCCAGAAGAGACCAAGGCACCTCCACCTCTCGCCTCAACCTTATCTGCGGTGGTCATGTTGAAACCACCACCTCCAACGGCGATCCAGAGGCCAGCAAATCTGAAGCGTCCACGTCCCACGAATACAAAAGTGCACGTGATGAGTTTGCCAAGCACGTACCAGCACACAAACTCCGTCATTCATCCAAGAATAAACAGTCCAAAGGGGCCCAGCGAGGTGCTGAAAGCTTCCCTATGAAGGTGCATCGTTCCACAGACACAACCAACCTCGACAGTACCCTTCCCCATGAAGACTTCAGTCGCAACTACAGCCCAGATGTAAAGGATCACGAGTACCGTCGCAGACATGTTGTTAATGATAATCGTGGATACACGGCTGACCCACCTTCTCCGCCCCTCTCTGACAAGCCGCCAGAATATTCGCAGGTTTCCCAAGGTCAGGACCATCTTGCTCGTCCAacaacactgaacacacaaccTGGTCAGATCATATTCTGCAGCTCTTTAGATCAAATGACAGAGAACATGTACCGCAGCATGGTTCCAACCCTGGTCATTCCAGCACATTACATGCGTCTGTCGTCTGAGTTTGGTGGCTCTGAAGCTGCAAAGGATGGCCAGAGTCAGgctgagagggaaagagaaggcCAAGGAGGGGCAGGTAATGGTGGTAGCAGTGGAGTTCAGAGCCAAGGTCTCCAGGTCCAGAGCCAGGGATCAGGTCAGATGCAAGCCCAGCAAGGTGTAGGGTCCCCATCCGGTTCGGAGGAGAATGTATGGGCATCTGGAGGTCCCTCAGCACCAGTCCACATCCCAGTGCTCTTTAACGATTCCACCATGGCTCAGATGAATGGAGAGCTCCAAGCACTTACAGAAAAGAAACTTCGAGAACTAGGAGTCAAGCAGCACCCTCGTGCCTGGTTCATATCTCTTGATGGACGTGCCAATGCTCATGTGCGCCATTCCTACATCGATGTTGCCTCAGAATTTGCTCACAGTGGCGCTAACAGCAGTAACCACAGTGCTCAAAGCACCCTGAGTGCCCCTGCTGGCACCAGTAAGGATTGCTGCCCAGACACAAGTCTCCAAGATACCCAACAGGAGCGCAAACAGTCATCTGGACGGAAGAGTAAAGAGGAACGGCACGGAAATGGGCGGAAGGGGCATGGAGGAAGCAGCAGTGGGGGGAAGCAGTATTCCAAGCTGGCTTATCATGACCCTCTAGATCTTGCTGGTGGTGTTGGCCGTATGGGGGCGGGATCACCTCTGGAAAATCCACTGACTCCCCTCCTTGATGATGGGCCAGAGGAACCACGAGGGTCACCAATGCCACGAAGAGGTCGAAGCCGGGGAAACAGCTCACGTAGCAGCAACAGTGAGACCCAACGGGATTCTGTCACCAGCCCAGAGGATGATAATGACCCAGATGACAAGGATGAGAACAAGAAAAGTCCATGGCAACGAATTGAGGAACGGCCTCTCATGGTGTTCCATCCCAAGAAGTAA
- the dcakd gene encoding dephospho-CoA kinase domain-containing protein, which yields MFLVGLTGGIASGKSTVSSQLRELGCPVIDADVVARKVVEPQTRAYRLLVQHFGREVLLENGEIDRQKLGQIIFSNPEKRRVLNSITHPEIHRAMLKQILYYFIRGYRYVILDVPLLFETRRLTRLMKHTVVVYCDPTTQLARLMQRDGLSREEAEQRIAAQMPLSEKRGLARHVIENSGSREDTHRQVLRLHTALDDSMEFLPIRAVAVAAVAGLGGLFLYMVKLLAS from the exons ATGTTTCTGGTGGGGTTAACGGGAGGAATCGCCTCAGGAAAGAGCACCGTGTCCTCTCAGCTCAGGGAACTTGGCTGTCCTGTCATCGACGCCGATGTCGTGGCCAGGAAAG TGGTGGAGCCTCAGACCCGAGCGTACAGACTCCTCGTGCAGCATTTCGGGCGGGAGGTTCTGCTGGAGAACGGTGAGATAGACAGGCAGAAGCTCGGCCAGATCATCTTCTCCAACCCTGAGAAACGCAGAGTGCTTAACTCCATCACACACCCCGAGATCCACAGAGCCATGCTCAAACAGATCCTGTACTATTTCATCCGAG GGTACCGTTATGTCATTTTGGACGTACCTCTGCTGTTCGAGACGCGTCGTCTCACTCGCTTAATGAAGCACACGGTGGTCGTCTACTG TGACCCCACCACTCAGCTGGCTCGGCTCATGCAGCGTGACGGTCTTAGCCGGGAGGAGGCAGAGCAGCGCATTGCTGCCCAGATGCCCCTGAGCGAGAAGCGTGGGCTGGCCAGGCATGTAATCGAAAACTCTGGCTCGCGCGAGGACACACATCGCCAGGTCCTGCGCTTACACACCGCGCTGGACGACTCCATGGAGTTCCTGCCCATCAGAGCCGTTGCCGTGGCAGCCGTCGCCGGGCTGGGAGGCCTCTTTCTGTACATGGTTAAACTTCTAGCATCCTAG